GATGCCGTTGCCTGTTTTATTAACGGAGCCATTTCCGAGCTCACAGCTATTTCAAGATGCTCTTTGTGTCTTCATGTTTGACCTAAGAAGTGAGCgaatattttcacacatggatgTAATGAAAAAGATAATTGCAATTCAGTTTTCTTTCTTGTGAATGAGTGCTAGTGGCATCGGGAATAACAATGGAACAAAAAAGACTGGAGAAACGAATCGTTACAGGATCTATGACTCGATGCgttgctgctgtgtttttgtgGAGTGTGGTATCAGCGGAATTAAGGTATTCGATCTCCGAGGAAGTTAACAAAGGAGCTGTGGTTGGAAATATAGTAAAGGACCTCGGGCTAGACAAAAGCACACTGAAGACAAGAAAGTACCGAGTTGTTTCTGGTGGCGCGGACCCCCTCTTCCATGTAAACGAAAACGATGGCATCCTGTATGTGAGCCGAAATATTGACAGAGAAGAGGTATGCGCGCAGAGCAGCATTTGTCTAATAAATCTTAAAACCGTACTGGAAAACCCATTGGAGGTACACAATGTTGCAGTCGAGGTGCTGGATATAAATGACCACTCTCCAAGTTTTCCAGAAACGATGAAAACGCTTGAGATTTCAGAATCTGCGTTGCCCGGAGCACGATTCCAACTAAAACCTTCACGGGATCCAGACAGTGGTTTTTTGTCCGTGCAACAATATAAGCTTAACCAAAACGACCACTTCCGTCTGGAAGTTAAAGATAAAGGAAAGGATGGGAAAATACCAATACTAGTTTTGCAAAAAGCCTTGGACAGGGAGGCAGCGCAAAGCCACTCGTTAGTGCTGACCGCATTTGATGGGGGCAAGCCTCCAAAATCTGGAGTCATGAATATTCTAGTAAATGTTTTGGATGTGAACGATAACACACCGATTTTCTCAAAGGAAATTTATTCTGTTGTGCTGAAAGAAAATGTTCCAGTGGGAACAACAGTCATACAGGTCAACGCAACTGATTTTGACGAAGGTCAGAATGGGGAGGTTGTGTATTCCTTCGGTAACAGCGTGAGTAGTAGTTTATTTAACATTTTTGAGATCAACCAATTAACAGGAGAGATAACTATCAAAGGACTTGTCGATTACGAGGAAAATGACAAATACGAGATTGAAATCCAAGCATCTGATAAAGGTATGGCTCCACTAACGACAGAAAAAAGTGTCATCGTCACCATAGTTGATGTAAATGATAACGCACCAGAGATTGAGGTTACATCATTTTCCAGTTCAATTAATGAAGATTCCAGACCTGGAACTACAGTTGCTCTAATCAGTGTAAATGACTTTGACTCTGGTCTTAATGGAAAGGTTATTTGCTTGATAAATGAAgatgttccttttgttttgtcatcATCCTTACAAGACAAGATGTTTTCATTAGTGACCAAATCGCCTCTGGATAGAGAGAAACAGCCTATTTATGAGCTGACAATAACTGCAAAAGATGCAGGTCAACCTCCGTTGTCATCTGAAAAAACAATAACTGTTGTGGTATCAGATGTGAATGACAACAGCCCAGAGTTTTCACTCAGCCCGTATACTTTCTATGTCACTGAGGGTAACGATCCGGGAGCTTCAGTGTTTTCTGTTAAAGCTTTTGATCAGGATGAGAACAACAATGCTCTTATATCGTATCATATTGTCAGAGATGGAAGCGAGAATAATAAATTAGCTTCATTTTTAAACATTAACTCTGAAACTGGAGACATTGTGGCGCTGAAAAGTTTTGACTTTGAAACCCTGAAAACCTTCAAGTTCCACGTTGTTGCCACAGATTCTGGAACTCCGTCGCTAAGCAGCAACGTCACAGTGAACGTGTTCATTCTGGATCAGAACGACAACGCTCCAGTCATCCTGTATCCAGTCAGCTCCAACGGttctgctgaaggtgtggaggagATTCCCCGCAATGTGAACGCAGGACACTTGGTGACTAAAGTCAGAGCCTATGATGCTGATATAGGATATAACGGCTGGTTGCTGTTTTCACTGCAGGAAGTTACTGACCACAGTCTCTTTGGTTTGGACCGCTATACAGGACAGATCAGAACACATCGCTCATTCACAGAGACAGACGAGGCTGAGCATAAACTGGTCATACTGGTCAAAGACAATGGCAACGTTTCACTCTCAGCAACAGCTACTGTGGTTGTCAAACTTGTGGAGCCCAAAGAGGCTTTTGCAGcttctgatgttaaaagtgcagCAAAAGTGGACGAAGAGGACAATG
Above is a genomic segment from Odontesthes bonariensis isolate fOdoBon6 chromosome 13, fOdoBon6.hap1, whole genome shotgun sequence containing:
- the LOC142398093 gene encoding protocadherin alpha-3-like, yielding MEQKRLEKRIVTGSMTRCVAAVFLWSVVSAELRYSISEEVNKGAVVGNIVKDLGLDKSTLKTRKYRVVSGGADPLFHVNENDGILYVSRNIDREEVCAQSSICLINLKTVLENPLEVHNVAVEVLDINDHSPSFPETMKTLEISESALPGARFQLKPSRDPDSGFLSVQQYKLNQNDHFRLEVKDKGKDGKIPILVLQKALDREAAQSHSLVLTAFDGGKPPKSGVMNILVNVLDVNDNTPIFSKEIYSVVLKENVPVGTTVIQVNATDFDEGQNGEVVYSFGNSVSSSLFNIFEINQLTGEITIKGLVDYEENDKYEIEIQASDKGMAPLTTEKSVIVTIVDVNDNAPEIEVTSFSSSINEDSRPGTTVALISVNDFDSGLNGKVICLINEDVPFVLSSSLQDKMFSLVTKSPLDREKQPIYELTITAKDAGQPPLSSEKTITVVVSDVNDNSPEFSLSPYTFYVTEGNDPGASVFSVKAFDQDENNNALISYHIVRDGSENNKLASFLNINSETGDIVALKSFDFETLKTFKFHVVATDSGTPSLSSNVTVNVFILDQNDNAPVILYPVSSNGSAEGVEEIPRNVNAGHLVTKVRAYDADIGYNGWLLFSLQEVTDHSLFGLDRYTGQIRTHRSFTETDEAEHKLVILVKDNGNVSLSATATVVVKLVEPKEAFAASDVKSAAKVDEEDNVTLYLMITLGSVSLLFLISIIVLIAMQCSKSTDYTSKYLQETNYDGTLCHSIQYRSGDKRYMLVGPRMSIGSTIVPGSHANTLVLPDRRHASEESNT